The following are from one region of the Gryllotalpicola protaetiae genome:
- a CDS encoding NRAMP family divalent metal transporter: MKKFLGVFLGILTAIGGFVDIGDLVTQSVVGSRFGLSLVWVTVLGVIGIVVFAQMSGRVAAISGRATFEIIRERLGPRAGFLNLAASFLINLLTLTAEIGGVALALQLASGIQPLLWIPVVAFAVWIVLWRVKFKIMENVVGLAGLCLIAFAVAVFLLHPNWGELGHSLISGMPTSEHPSTYWYFAVSLFGAALTPYEVFFYSSGAREEKWTRKDLSLSRANVLLGFPLGGAVSLSNAACAAIVLLPLGIQVESLSQVALPVAQAGGVLLMVALIVGIVAATFGAALETSLSSGYAIAQYFGWSWGKFRRPAKAARFHLVMIATLVIALGILATGADPIEVTEASVVLSALALPLTYLPILIVANDPQYMGKDVNGRVTNAFGLVFLVLIVVASVASIPLMIISGMGA; the protein is encoded by the coding sequence GTGAAGAAGTTCCTCGGCGTCTTCCTCGGAATCCTGACTGCCATCGGCGGCTTCGTCGACATCGGCGACCTGGTCACGCAGTCCGTCGTCGGATCGCGCTTCGGCCTTTCGCTCGTGTGGGTCACGGTGCTCGGCGTGATCGGCATCGTCGTGTTCGCGCAGATGTCGGGGCGGGTCGCCGCGATCAGCGGGCGGGCGACGTTCGAGATCATTCGCGAGCGACTGGGGCCGCGGGCCGGATTCCTGAACCTTGCGGCCTCCTTCCTGATCAACCTGCTCACCCTGACCGCCGAGATCGGGGGCGTGGCGCTGGCCCTGCAGCTCGCGAGCGGCATCCAGCCGCTGCTGTGGATCCCGGTCGTGGCCTTCGCCGTCTGGATCGTGCTGTGGCGGGTGAAGTTCAAGATCATGGAGAACGTCGTGGGCCTCGCGGGGCTGTGCCTCATCGCGTTCGCGGTCGCGGTGTTCCTGCTGCATCCCAACTGGGGCGAGCTCGGGCACTCGCTGATCTCGGGCATGCCGACGTCGGAGCACCCGTCGACGTACTGGTACTTCGCGGTCTCGCTGTTCGGCGCCGCGCTCACGCCGTACGAGGTGTTCTTCTACTCCTCCGGCGCCCGTGAGGAGAAGTGGACGCGGAAGGACCTGTCGCTGTCGCGGGCGAACGTGCTGCTCGGCTTCCCGCTCGGCGGCGCGGTGTCGCTGTCGAACGCGGCGTGCGCGGCGATCGTGCTGCTGCCGCTCGGCATCCAGGTCGAGTCGCTCTCGCAGGTCGCGCTGCCGGTCGCGCAGGCGGGCGGCGTACTGCTGATGGTCGCGCTGATCGTCGGCATCGTCGCCGCGACCTTCGGCGCGGCGCTCGAGACGTCGCTGTCGAGCGGGTACGCGATCGCACAGTACTTCGGCTGGTCATGGGGCAAATTCCGGCGGCCGGCGAAGGCTGCGCGATTCCACCTGGTGATGATCGCGACGCTCGTGATCGCCCTCGGCATCCTCGCGACCGGCGCCGACCCGATCGAGGTGACCGAGGCGTCGGTGGTGCTGTCGGCGCTCGCGCTGCCGCTCACATACCTGCCGATCCTGATCGTCGCGAACGACCCGCAGTACATGGGCAAAGACGTCAACGGGCGCGTGACGAACGCCTTCGGGCTGGTGTTCCTCGTGCTCATCGTGGTCGCCTCGGTCGCGTCGATCCCGCTCATGATCATCTCGGGGATGGGGGCGTAG
- a CDS encoding PRC-barrel domain-containing protein translates to MLLTELLGLPVRDAGGVSLGTVADVRFVLDGPPSGNGAGALAEARLHGLIVSPHGGESFLGYERSRVDRPWLIAHVLAARQRHAVLVLWDDIAEVGEELRLRPGAIRYSPALPGSR, encoded by the coding sequence ATGCTCCTGACTGAGCTGCTCGGACTGCCCGTGCGCGACGCGGGCGGCGTGTCGCTCGGCACGGTCGCCGATGTGCGCTTCGTGCTCGACGGGCCGCCGTCCGGCAACGGCGCAGGGGCCCTGGCCGAGGCGCGCCTGCACGGGCTGATCGTGAGCCCGCACGGCGGCGAGTCGTTCCTCGGCTACGAGCGCAGCAGGGTCGACCGGCCGTGGCTGATCGCGCACGTGCTGGCGGCGCGGCAGCGCCATGCGGTGCTCGTGCTCTGGGACGACATCGCCGAGGTGGGGGAGGAGCTGCGTCTGCGCCCGGGGGCGATACGCTACTCGCCGGCCCTTCCCGGCTCGCGCTGA
- a CDS encoding alpha/beta fold hydrolase, which produces MTQTIDEFAYLADEAAEVGADPVVPDVRRVTADAPGGELSALLWGVEPRLTLLHGAGLNAHTWDATLLRLRRDALAVDLPGHGDSAWRDDFDYGARTNAAAVAAALDALAPGVPQAVIGQSLGGSTAIALLEARPELVASLVLVDVSPGLRPADASSVRDFLAGPLVFDSREQIVELAVASGIGSDRVRLARGVVLNTRVRDDGKVVFKHHLAAPPAGASLDTDFSGLWAPLEASDVPVLLVHGSSGFLPPDVVAEFHARVPRAALVELDAGHNVQEQQPAALADAITAFLAA; this is translated from the coding sequence ATGACGCAGACGATCGACGAGTTCGCCTATCTCGCCGACGAGGCCGCCGAGGTCGGCGCGGATCCCGTGGTGCCCGACGTGCGTCGCGTCACGGCCGACGCGCCCGGCGGCGAGCTGAGCGCCCTGCTCTGGGGCGTCGAGCCGCGCCTCACCCTGCTTCACGGCGCCGGCCTCAACGCGCACACGTGGGACGCGACGCTGCTGCGGCTCCGCCGTGACGCGCTCGCCGTCGATCTGCCCGGCCACGGCGACTCCGCGTGGCGCGACGACTTCGACTACGGCGCGCGCACCAACGCGGCCGCGGTCGCCGCCGCTCTCGACGCGCTCGCCCCGGGTGTTCCGCAGGCCGTGATCGGGCAGTCTCTCGGCGGCTCGACCGCGATCGCCCTGCTCGAGGCGCGACCGGAGCTCGTGGCATCCCTCGTGCTCGTCGACGTCAGCCCCGGCCTCAGGCCGGCCGACGCGTCGAGCGTGCGCGACTTCCTCGCCGGGCCGCTCGTGTTCGACTCGCGCGAGCAGATCGTCGAGCTCGCGGTCGCGAGCGGCATCGGCAGCGACCGCGTGAGACTCGCGCGCGGGGTCGTGCTCAACACGCGCGTCCGCGACGACGGCAAGGTCGTCTTCAAGCACCACCTCGCCGCGCCGCCGGCCGGGGCGAGCCTCGACACCGACTTCTCGGGGCTGTGGGCGCCGCTCGAGGCATCCGACGTGCCCGTGCTCCTCGTGCACGGCAGCAGCGGATTCCTGCCGCCCGACGTCGTCGCCGAATTCCACGCGCGCGTGCCGCGTGCCGCCCTCGTCGAGCTCGACGCCGGCCACAACGTCCAGGAGCAGCAACCCGCTGCCCTCGCCGACGCGATCACCGCCTTCCTGGCCGCGTGA
- a CDS encoding ABC transporter substrate-binding protein — MTSASVRTRRLAFAASGAALAATLVLSGCSGGGSGSGSGSGSASGTSATGATLNIGAILPPTNLDIRNTSGAALDQALLDNVYQGIVTLDQNGKVVPSIAKSWTISSDGLTYDFTLNSGVTFSDGKQLSADDVVASLQDVIANEKTYVDAAGLVDVTSVSAPDASTVELKLDKPNIETLWALAGRAGVVLEKGAKTDATGKAVGTGPFTIGSFDGKTSLVLERNDTYWGKKAQVKEVDWHYYADSTTAESAVLAGTDQVLVAITPADLPKFSGNSNVKVVTGTASDKWQLGFNVTDPTLADQKVRDAIREAIDPKAILASVNGAGTAPGGPIAKGDPGYEDLSSIDAYDPAKAKAAFAAAGVDQLTLTIPSPYGTGLSDLLTTELKAVGVKLKVNQVDFNTWLSQVYTAGDYQLTIVDHVESHDFGTQWAGGAKYYHHYDNPKVDELYAKALAETSADAEAADLAQAAKLVDQDSPSDWLYQGAVEKAVAVGVTGLPTNNTNSRLSLGQVSIVAGSAADSR; from the coding sequence ATGACCTCAGCATCCGTGCGCACGCGCCGCCTCGCGTTCGCCGCCTCCGGTGCGGCGCTCGCCGCGACCCTCGTCCTCTCCGGCTGCTCGGGCGGCGGCTCCGGATCCGGGTCGGGCTCGGGCTCCGCCTCAGGCACGTCGGCGACGGGCGCGACGCTGAACATCGGGGCGATCCTGCCGCCGACGAACCTCGACATCCGCAACACCTCGGGCGCGGCGCTCGACCAGGCGCTGCTCGACAACGTCTACCAGGGCATCGTGACGCTCGACCAGAACGGCAAGGTCGTGCCGTCGATCGCGAAGAGCTGGACGATCTCGAGCGACGGCCTGACGTACGACTTCACGCTGAACAGCGGCGTGACCTTCAGCGACGGCAAGCAGCTCAGCGCCGACGACGTCGTCGCCTCCCTACAGGATGTGATCGCGAACGAGAAGACCTACGTCGACGCGGCCGGCCTGGTCGATGTCACCTCGGTGAGCGCACCCGACGCATCGACGGTCGAGCTGAAGCTCGACAAGCCGAACATCGAGACCCTCTGGGCACTCGCCGGTCGCGCCGGCGTGGTGCTGGAGAAGGGCGCGAAGACGGATGCCACGGGCAAGGCCGTCGGCACGGGCCCCTTCACGATCGGCAGCTTCGACGGCAAGACCAGCCTCGTGCTCGAGCGCAACGACACGTACTGGGGTAAGAAGGCTCAGGTGAAGGAAGTCGACTGGCACTACTACGCCGACTCGACCACCGCCGAGAGCGCCGTGCTCGCCGGCACCGACCAGGTGCTCGTCGCGATCACCCCCGCCGACCTGCCGAAGTTCTCGGGCAACTCGAATGTCAAGGTCGTCACGGGCACCGCGAGCGACAAGTGGCAGCTCGGCTTCAACGTCACTGACCCCACGCTCGCGGATCAGAAGGTGCGCGACGCGATCCGCGAGGCGATCGACCCGAAGGCGATCCTCGCCTCGGTCAACGGCGCGGGCACCGCGCCCGGCGGCCCGATCGCCAAGGGCGACCCGGGCTACGAGGACCTGAGCTCGATCGACGCGTACGACCCGGCCAAGGCGAAGGCGGCGTTCGCGGCGGCGGGCGTCGACCAGCTGACGCTGACCATCCCGAGCCCGTACGGCACCGGCCTGTCCGACCTGCTTACCACCGAGCTCAAGGCCGTCGGGGTCAAGCTCAAGGTGAACCAGGTGGACTTCAACACCTGGCTGTCGCAGGTGTACACGGCGGGCGACTACCAGCTGACGATCGTCGACCACGTCGAGTCGCATGACTTCGGCACCCAGTGGGCCGGCGGCGCGAAGTACTACCACCACTACGACAACCCGAAGGTGGACGAGCTCTACGCGAAGGCGTTGGCAGAGACCAGTGCGGATGCCGAGGCGGCCGACCTCGCACAGGCGGCCAAGCTCGTCGACCAGGACTCGCCGAGCGACTGGCTCTACCAGGGCGCCGTCGAGAAGGCGGTCGCGGTCGGCGTGACGGGCCTGCCCACGAACAACACCAACAGCCGGCTCAGCCTCGGCCAGGTGTCGATCGTCGCCGGCTCAGCGGCCGACAGCCGGTAG
- a CDS encoding ABC transporter permease, producing MARFLVTRTLLLLVGLAAAAALIFFTLRVLPGDVAGTIAGTQATPAQLAHIRQTLGLDRPLGAQFASWVGGLLRGDLGVSLTTGTPVAANLGRALSVTLPLAGLSLVFGLLIGIPLGVWSAIRHRELRGFLVSAVALVIASIPVVVIGLLLSAWIGGELRWLPAQGWPPHGWQGDPGRAFVSLILPALSIALVEGAVLLRFTRSAALDALGQDFVRTAAAKGMTRTGALITHGLPNVLLSVVSVLGIQLAALLVGAVIVELIFQLPGIGLSLVDDVQQRDLTQVQGELLVLTALILVVGFIVDVVHRLLDPRERTAGGAE from the coding sequence GTGGCCCGCTTTCTCGTCACGAGGACGCTGCTGCTCCTGGTGGGGCTCGCGGCGGCGGCCGCGCTCATCTTCTTCACGCTCCGGGTGCTGCCCGGTGACGTGGCGGGGACGATCGCGGGCACGCAGGCGACCCCGGCGCAGCTCGCGCACATCCGCCAGACGCTCGGCCTCGACCGGCCGCTTGGCGCCCAGTTCGCGAGCTGGGTCGGCGGCCTGCTGCGCGGCGACCTCGGGGTGTCGCTCACGACGGGCACCCCGGTCGCGGCGAACCTCGGGCGCGCGCTGTCGGTGACGCTTCCGCTCGCGGGGCTCTCGCTCGTGTTCGGACTGCTCATCGGCATCCCTCTCGGCGTCTGGTCGGCGATTCGACACCGTGAGCTGCGCGGATTCCTGGTGTCGGCCGTCGCGCTCGTGATCGCGTCGATCCCGGTCGTGGTGATCGGCCTGCTGCTCTCGGCCTGGATCGGCGGCGAGCTGCGCTGGCTGCCGGCGCAGGGCTGGCCGCCGCACGGCTGGCAGGGTGACCCGGGCAGGGCCTTCGTGTCGCTGATCCTTCCGGCGCTGTCCATCGCGCTCGTCGAGGGCGCCGTGCTGCTGCGCTTCACCCGCTCGGCCGCGCTCGATGCGCTCGGCCAGGACTTCGTTCGCACCGCGGCTGCGAAGGGCATGACGCGCACCGGCGCGCTCATCACGCACGGCCTGCCGAACGTGCTGCTGTCGGTGGTGTCGGTGCTCGGCATCCAGCTCGCGGCGCTGCTCGTGGGTGCCGTGATCGTCGAGCTGATCTTCCAGCTGCCCGGCATCGGGCTCTCGCTCGTCGACGACGTGCAGCAGCGCGACCTGACCCAGGTGCAGGGCGAGCTGCTCGTGCTCACCGCGCTGATCCTGGTGGTCGGCTTCATCGTCGATGTCGTGCACCGCCTGCTCGACCCACGCGAGCGCACCGCGGGGGGTGCCGAATGA
- a CDS encoding ABC transporter permease translates to MMWLREVWRRPGGVYGVVVFVLLVVVAVVASFWTPHDPFAADPFHRWQAPSAQHLLGTDGAGKDILSYLMLGARTTLLVALGSSVVATVLGLLLAALGALTRRWAREVVAVAVDILIAFPVLLIAVMLSAVFKASLITVIVAVGIGFGVNIARVSRGEIRRVARTDYVLASRASGTGPWGVLVSHILPNIAPVFIVQLSLAAGVSVLAEAGLSFLGYGASPDVASWGRMLSDVRGEVTLYPLTAIWPGVAIALTVLAFNLFGDALREATDPRLKESR, encoded by the coding sequence ATGATGTGGCTGCGCGAGGTGTGGCGCCGGCCCGGCGGAGTCTACGGCGTGGTCGTGTTCGTGCTGCTCGTCGTCGTGGCGGTCGTCGCGAGCTTCTGGACGCCGCACGACCCGTTCGCCGCCGACCCGTTCCACCGCTGGCAGGCGCCGAGCGCGCAGCACCTGCTCGGCACGGACGGCGCCGGCAAAGACATCCTCAGCTACCTCATGCTCGGGGCGCGCACCACGCTGCTCGTCGCGCTCGGCTCGTCGGTCGTCGCGACCGTGCTCGGGCTGCTGCTCGCCGCGCTCGGGGCGCTCACCCGGCGCTGGGCGCGCGAGGTGGTGGCGGTCGCCGTCGACATCCTGATCGCGTTCCCCGTGCTGCTCATCGCGGTCATGCTGAGCGCGGTGTTCAAAGCGTCGCTCATCACGGTGATCGTCGCGGTCGGCATCGGGTTCGGCGTCAACATCGCGCGTGTCAGCCGGGGCGAGATCCGGCGGGTGGCGCGCACCGACTACGTGCTCGCCTCTCGGGCCTCAGGCACGGGGCCGTGGGGTGTGCTGGTCTCGCACATCCTGCCCAACATCGCCCCCGTGTTCATCGTGCAGCTGTCTCTCGCGGCTGGAGTCTCGGTGCTCGCCGAGGCGGGGCTGTCGTTCCTCGGCTACGGCGCGAGCCCCGACGTCGCCTCATGGGGGCGAATGCTGAGCGACGTGCGCGGCGAGGTGACGCTCTACCCGCTCACCGCGATCTGGCCGGGCGTCGCGATCGCGCTCACCGTGCTCGCGTTCAACCTGTTCGGCGACGCGCTGCGCGAGGCCACCGACCCGCGACTGAAGGAGAGTCGATGA
- a CDS encoding ABC transporter ATP-binding protein codes for MSLEVRDLTISLGQRVLVDRLSFTVADGERFGIIGESGSGKSLTTLAVLGLLPDGITATGSIRLDGLEIIGMPERELARIRGRRVGAVFQDPQTALNPMRRIGDQLVEPLLLHGLVSRRDRPGRVRQAVRLAELVRLPEPELIVERYPHQLSGGQRQRVGIGIAVAASPQLLLADEPTTALDVTIQAEILALFNALVADAGASLIFVTHDLAVLSDVADTLLVLAGGVAVERGSVAELISNPRHPVTAGLVAAARRTSFTAEDVR; via the coding sequence ATGAGCCTCGAGGTGCGCGACCTCACGATCAGTCTCGGTCAGCGGGTGCTCGTCGACCGGCTGTCGTTCACGGTCGCCGACGGGGAGCGCTTCGGCATCATCGGCGAATCGGGCTCGGGCAAGTCGCTCACAACGCTCGCGGTGCTCGGGCTGCTTCCCGACGGGATCACGGCCACCGGAAGCATCCGTCTCGACGGACTTGAGATCATCGGGATGCCGGAACGCGAGCTCGCCCGCATCCGCGGCCGCCGCGTCGGCGCAGTCTTCCAGGACCCGCAGACCGCGCTCAACCCGATGCGCCGCATCGGCGACCAGCTCGTCGAGCCGCTGCTGCTGCACGGCCTCGTCAGCCGGCGTGACCGCCCAGGGCGAGTGCGGCAGGCGGTGCGGCTCGCCGAGCTCGTGCGGCTGCCCGAGCCCGAGCTGATCGTCGAGCGCTACCCGCACCAGCTCTCGGGCGGCCAGCGGCAGCGCGTCGGGATCGGCATCGCGGTGGCCGCGTCGCCGCAGCTGCTGCTCGCGGACGAGCCGACCACGGCGCTCGACGTGACGATCCAGGCCGAGATCCTGGCACTGTTCAACGCGCTGGTGGCGGATGCCGGGGCATCCCTCATCTTCGTCACGCACGACCTCGCCGTGCTCTCCGACGTCGCCGACACGCTGCTCGTGCTCGCGGGCGGCGTCGCGGTGGAGCGGGGGAGCGTCGCCGAGCTCATCTCCAACCCGCGGCACCCGGTCACCGCGGGTCTCGTCGCCGCCGCGCGGCGCACCAGCTTCACCGCGGAGGACGTCCGATGA
- a CDS encoding ABC transporter ATP-binding protein: MTLLTATGLTRDHRLPRRTLFGAPRVAHALRGVDLEVAAGEVVAVIGESGSGKTTLVRLLLALDQPTAGRVTFDGREVKPGSAAGLRWLRRETGIVLQDPYSSLDPRFTVRRVVAEPLRALGVAGDHRALVDEVLARVGLDASFAERYPHELSGGQRQRVALARAIVHGPRLLVGDEPLSALDVTVRAQVLELLVELRRELGLTIVLVSHDIGLVQHVADRVVVMHDGAIVEQGSTGEVLARPEHPYTRSLVAAAPRLA; encoded by the coding sequence ATGACCCTGCTGACCGCCACCGGACTCACCCGCGATCACCGCCTGCCGCGGCGCACGCTGTTCGGTGCGCCTCGTGTGGCGCACGCGCTGCGCGGGGTCGATCTCGAGGTCGCGGCGGGCGAGGTCGTCGCCGTCATCGGCGAGTCGGGCTCGGGGAAGACGACACTGGTGCGACTGCTGCTCGCGCTCGACCAGCCGACGGCGGGTCGCGTGACCTTCGACGGCCGCGAGGTGAAGCCCGGCAGTGCTGCCGGCCTGCGCTGGCTGCGGCGTGAGACCGGCATCGTGCTGCAGGACCCGTACTCATCGCTCGACCCGCGCTTCACCGTGCGCCGCGTCGTCGCCGAACCGCTGCGCGCGCTCGGCGTCGCGGGCGACCATCGGGCGCTCGTCGACGAGGTGCTCGCGCGCGTCGGCCTCGACGCGTCCTTCGCCGAGCGGTACCCGCATGAGCTCTCGGGCGGCCAGCGCCAGCGCGTCGCCCTCGCGCGCGCGATCGTGCACGGGCCGCGACTGCTCGTCGGCGACGAGCCGCTCAGCGCCCTCGACGTCACGGTGCGGGCGCAGGTGCTCGAGCTGCTCGTCGAACTGCGGCGCGAGCTCGGGCTCACGATCGTGCTGGTCTCGCACGACATCGGACTCGTGCAGCACGTCGCCGACCGCGTCGTCGTGATGCACGACGGGGCGATCGTCGAGCAGGGGTCGACGGGCGAGGTGCTGGCTCGGCCCGAGCATCCGTACACGCGGTCGCTCGTGGCCGCCGCGCCGCGACTCGCCTGA
- a CDS encoding iron chaperone, with amino-acid sequence MAEKSGFTAEERAAMRQRAKELKAQESAAEALQTVLDKIASLEEPDKTNAERIHAIITEVAPELKPRTFYGSPAYANADGKVICFYQERAKFKVRYGNFAFFDAAQLDDGTMWPTAFAITEISADDEKRIAEIVKRAAGA; translated from the coding sequence ATGGCAGAGAAATCCGGGTTCACAGCGGAAGAGCGCGCGGCGATGCGGCAGCGCGCGAAGGAGCTGAAGGCGCAGGAATCCGCCGCTGAGGCATTGCAGACCGTGCTCGACAAGATCGCGTCGCTCGAAGAGCCGGACAAGACGAACGCCGAGCGCATCCACGCGATCATCACCGAGGTCGCGCCCGAGCTCAAGCCGCGCACCTTCTACGGCAGCCCCGCCTATGCGAACGCCGACGGCAAGGTGATCTGCTTCTACCAGGAGCGCGCCAAGTTCAAGGTGCGCTACGGCAACTTCGCCTTCTTCGATGCGGCGCAGCTCGACGACGGCACCATGTGGCCGACCGCCTTCGCGATCACCGAGATCTCCGCCGACGACGAGAAGCGCATCGCCGAGATCGTGAAGCGCGCGGCTGGCGCATAG
- a CDS encoding Rieske 2Fe-2S domain-containing protein, which translates to MAEVTKTMTDAGRAVGRLIKTIEGEERLDKLAQPLMGFIQKLVPEGPVRDLLHGVPLGHPAHPFLVQFPLGAWTSANVLDLIPGGWIPATALVGVGTAAAIPAAAAGAVDFAAAHPEQQRVGLVHWASVATAGTLYGASFVARISGNKKAGKRLAFAGLVAASVGGYLGGHLAYRQAMGANHAEHVPHLTPEGWHDLGLLTELPERQLRQRLVGATPVVLYRDGERVLALADTCSHLSGPLHEGELSEDPELGPCVTCPWHSSVFALEDGAVVHGPATAPQPRFRTRIENGHVEVSLA; encoded by the coding sequence ATGGCTGAGGTGACGAAGACCATGACGGATGCCGGGCGCGCGGTCGGCCGGCTCATCAAGACCATCGAGGGGGAGGAGCGGCTCGACAAGCTCGCGCAGCCGTTGATGGGGTTCATCCAGAAGCTGGTGCCCGAGGGGCCGGTGCGCGACCTCTTGCACGGCGTCCCGCTCGGCCACCCTGCTCACCCGTTCCTGGTGCAGTTCCCGCTCGGGGCCTGGACGTCGGCGAACGTCCTCGACCTCATCCCCGGCGGCTGGATTCCCGCCACCGCACTCGTCGGCGTCGGCACGGCGGCCGCCATCCCCGCGGCAGCGGCCGGCGCCGTCGACTTCGCCGCCGCCCACCCCGAGCAGCAGCGCGTCGGCCTCGTGCACTGGGCGTCGGTCGCCACGGCGGGCACGCTCTACGGCGCGTCCTTCGTCGCCCGCATCAGCGGGAACAAGAAGGCGGGGAAGCGCCTGGCGTTCGCGGGCCTGGTCGCGGCATCCGTTGGCGGCTATCTCGGCGGCCATCTCGCCTATCGCCAGGCGATGGGCGCGAACCATGCCGAGCACGTGCCGCACCTCACTCCGGAGGGCTGGCACGATCTCGGGCTCCTCACCGAGCTGCCCGAACGCCAGCTGCGGCAGCGGCTGGTCGGCGCGACCCCTGTGGTGCTCTACCGCGACGGCGAACGGGTGCTCGCGCTGGCCGACACGTGCTCGCACCTGTCCGGCCCGCTGCACGAGGGCGAGCTGAGCGAGGACCCCGAGCTCGGCCCGTGCGTGACCTGCCCCTGGCACAGCAGCGTCTTCGCGCTCGAGGACGGCGCAGTCGTCCACGGCCCCGCGACGGCGCCGCAGCCGCGGTTCCGCACTCGCATCGAGAACGGGCACGTCGAAGTCTCGCTTGCGTGA
- a CDS encoding thiamine pyrophosphate-requiring protein, translating into MAKTVSEFIIDRVREWGVSRVFGYPGDGIGAFDGVLGELDVKGEGLEYIRPTHEEIAAFMATAHAKFTGEVGVCVATSSPGAFHLINGLYDAQMDNVPVVAIVGQQGLDALGTFTQQESNLERVFADVACYVTTIVSPEQAQAVVDTAFRTAQARLQPAVIVLPHDVQAMDAAEPGAAHWVSRSSSAPASTRIVPAPEALEAAASVINAGSKVTLLVGAGARGATDQVLELARRTGAGIVTALRGKDVVPSDVPFHTQQLGLLGTMPSLTQMKECDTLVLLGTNYPYGEFLPATGQCRAVQVDLKPEQLGVRYPTEANLWGDVGATLDALLPLIAQKSDLGWQRDVAEAFQGWEREMRAEAMVSFPDGVNPRRVFFELNERLPENAIVTADAGTTADWYAHHVRLRRGMRGDLSGRLASMLAAMPYALAAKFAYPDRPVICTIGDGAFQMLGMNELITLKKYQERWPNKQFIIAVMHNDDLAQVSWEQRTQDADPVWRGSQDVESIDYAGYAELLGFRGVRLRHDDEAADAWEQAFRHDGVTLIDAYVTRNAPPLPPKISKEYRNNTLKALAGRDPLRVGAVVDSAEAIGAEALQRAKNVLHLGGDDAGQRE; encoded by the coding sequence ATGGCCAAGACCGTGAGCGAATTCATCATCGACCGCGTCAGAGAGTGGGGTGTGAGCCGTGTGTTCGGCTACCCTGGCGACGGCATCGGCGCCTTCGACGGGGTGCTGGGCGAGCTCGACGTGAAGGGGGAGGGGCTCGAATACATCCGGCCCACCCATGAGGAGATCGCCGCGTTCATGGCGACCGCCCACGCCAAGTTCACGGGCGAGGTGGGCGTCTGCGTCGCCACCTCGAGCCCCGGCGCGTTCCACCTCATCAATGGGCTCTACGACGCCCAGATGGACAACGTGCCCGTCGTCGCGATCGTCGGCCAGCAGGGCCTCGACGCGCTCGGCACCTTCACCCAGCAGGAGAGCAACCTCGAGCGGGTCTTCGCCGACGTCGCCTGTTACGTCACGACGATCGTGTCGCCCGAGCAGGCGCAGGCCGTCGTCGACACGGCGTTTCGCACGGCGCAGGCGCGGCTGCAGCCGGCGGTCATCGTGCTGCCGCACGACGTGCAGGCGATGGATGCCGCAGAGCCCGGCGCCGCCCACTGGGTCTCCCGATCGAGCTCGGCGCCCGCCTCGACCCGCATCGTTCCCGCGCCTGAGGCGCTCGAGGCGGCGGCATCCGTCATCAACGCGGGTTCGAAGGTCACCCTGCTCGTCGGTGCGGGCGCGCGCGGCGCCACCGACCAGGTGCTCGAGCTCGCGCGCCGCACGGGCGCCGGTATCGTCACCGCGCTGCGCGGCAAGGACGTGGTGCCGAGCGACGTCCCGTTCCACACCCAGCAGCTCGGCCTGCTCGGCACCATGCCGAGCCTCACCCAGATGAAGGAGTGCGACACGCTCGTGCTCCTCGGCACGAACTATCCCTATGGCGAGTTCCTGCCGGCCACCGGGCAGTGCCGCGCCGTGCAGGTCGACCTCAAGCCCGAGCAGCTCGGCGTGCGCTACCCGACCGAGGCGAACCTCTGGGGCGACGTCGGCGCGACGCTCGACGCGCTGCTGCCGCTCATCGCGCAGAAATCCGACCTCGGCTGGCAGCGCGACGTCGCCGAGGCGTTCCAGGGCTGGGAGCGCGAGATGCGCGCCGAGGCGATGGTCTCGTTCCCCGACGGGGTGAACCCGCGTCGCGTGTTCTTCGAGCTCAACGAGCGGCTGCCCGAGAACGCGATCGTGACCGCCGACGCGGGCACGACGGCTGACTGGTATGCGCATCACGTGCGCCTGCGCCGCGGCATGCGCGGCGACCTGTCCGGCCGGCTCGCGAGCATGCTCGCCGCGATGCCCTACGCGCTCGCGGCGAAGTTCGCCTACCCCGACCGGCCGGTCATCTGCACGATCGGCGACGGCGCCTTCCAAATGCTCGGAATGAACGAGCTGATCACGCTGAAGAAATACCAGGAGCGCTGGCCGAACAAGCAGTTCATCATCGCCGTCATGCACAACGACGACCTCGCTCAGGTCTCGTGGGAGCAGCGCACGCAGGACGCCGACCCGGTGTGGCGCGGCTCGCAGGACGTCGAATCGATCGACTATGCGGGCTACGCAGAGCTGCTCGGCTTCCGCGGCGTGCGGCTGCGCCATGACGACGAGGCGGCGGATGCCTGGGAGCAGGCCTTCCGCCACGACGGCGTCACCCTGATCGACGCCTACGTCACGCGCAACGCTCCGCCGCTTCCGCCGAAGATCTCGAAGGAGTATCGCAACAACACCCTGAAGGCGCTCGCCGGCCGCGACCCGCTGCGCGTCGGCGCGGTCGTCGACTCGGCCGAGGCGATCGGCGCTGAGGCTCTGCAGCGCGCGAAGAACGTGCTGCACCTCGGCGGCGACGACGCGGGCCAGCGGGAATGA